CCCACAACCACCCCAAAAATCAAGCGGCGTAAGGCGAAAAAGCCGGAGTCTATCACGGTCACAGAGTCGTCGGGCCAGCTGGATATCGCCTATGCCTCCCTGGGTACGCGCAGCAACAAAATCGGCCTTGGCTTCCTGATGCTCACCGTCTTCCTGGTCTGGCTGATATTATCCGTCCTGATGATATCTGAGGCGGAATATATGCCTGCGCTCATCTTTAGCCTGATCTTTGGCGCGGCGGAAATTGTGACCTGGCTGCTGTTCCTGAATCGGACGCATATCATCCTTGATGAAACCGATCTCAAAAGCGTGACGCGCCCACTGAGCAGTGGCAACATCAGCCTGAACCGCGATGATATTGTAGATGTGACTTATGAGCCAACAACGTCGATGTTTGAATCCGCAACGACATCGTCTACCTTCAGCGTGATGGCGGTGCGCTATGATGGTCAAAAGCGCCTGCTACAAAGTGGCCTACAAGAAGAATATGCAGCTTACATCAGCCAGGAGCTGGCTCGCCATATCCGCGAAGACCGCACAGAAACGGCTATCAACAACCTGGACGCTGACCGTGCTGAGTATGACGCGGGCGAGTTCATTGATTTAGATGATTATGACGAAGCATCGCAACACTCAAGCCAGAGCAATCGTTAAACGATGCCGCCTCAAAAGGCTGGTTGAATCAGATTGTTAGGGGTTACATAGCTGGTTCTTATCTAGAGGTCGTATAAATACATGCTTACATCCCATGGGGGCGCGATTGGTGTCGCCAATGGGTAAATCCTGCAAGGGAACTCATTGGGAGAAGGTTCGATTCCTTCCGCCTCCAAAGTGAACATATAGCAAGTATGTTACGAAAAAGGGCACGCCATGGCATGCCCTTTGTGCTTAGATCCGGTTATATGTTGGTTCGGTTATTCATAGCGCAGCACATTCATAACGCGCTCGCGGATAGCGACATTGGCGCTGAGGAACGTCGAGACCACGCCGATGAGCACGGCTGCCAGGACAAGCCCCACAGCAATCAGGCGTGAATCCGCCGGCACCGGGATGGGCGTGCCGCTGAGGCTCGTAAACAGAGCGACGAACAGAGAGCTCAGGCCAATGCCCAGCAACGCGCTCAACAGTCCGACAATGCCCGTCTCCAGCAGCATCACCACCAATACGCGCCTGCGCTGCAAGCCAATCGCTTTTAAGATGCCTATCTGACGGCGACGTTCCAGCGTTGCCAGAGCGACAGTATTTGCCATAATCACCGCTGCCGCACCCAGCGAGAGCAAACCAACAACCGTTGGCAAAGCCGCAAACTGGTCAATCAGGCGGGAGAGCAAACTATCAATAAAGCGAATATCGACAACGAAGGTCGGCGGGATGCGGATAGCGCTCAGGTTGACCATGGCTTCATTCACATGCTCATCTTCAATATCGAAGGTATACACACGGAAAGACACCTCTGATTGAATGACGTCCGGTGCCACCATGACCGTGCTGCCCATCATGCTGCTAGAACTCGCACTGAGGCCAATCACTTCAAAGTTATAGTCACGGCCTCCGACGCTGTACGTCACCGTTGAGCCAACCTGAATCCCCAGGAGTTGAGCAGTCTCCGCTGGCCCCACCATCACAGCACGGCCTGCATCTTCCGGCGTCAGATTGCGCCCAGCGACGATGTGATTGAAATTATCGTAGACGGCCTGTGTATCCGTTTTCCATACGCTGAAGCTATTCCAGGCAAAATACGCTTGTACGGCAGGGTCCAGAAAGTTCAGTTCCCCATCCACCATCAGATCGCCATCACCGTCTCGCGCAAAATTCGGCAGGTTCATATCAGCGGGGCGGCCATCAATCGCAACCAGACCCGCACTATACATACTGAGTACACTTCTCGAGCGCACCCCAGAGACTCCGTTCAAAGCCGTTGTCAAAGCAAGCTGGCCGACACTGCTAAGCGACCCCGGCGCAAACGGGAAGGCCATGACGTTACCGCCAAGCTGGCTGCTTAGCTGTAAGTTGAGCATCTCACGCGCACCCTGCCCGACGAAGGTGATACTGCTCAGCGCGAACATCCCCGCACTGAGCGCCAGTAAAGTGGTGGCAGTTCGCAGGCGATTGGTGCTGAGATTCCGCAGCGCCAAACGTAATTCCGTAATGCCGAAGCTGGGGAGTTTGCCAACAAGCCACACCACAACCCACAGCACCATCACCAGGAAGCCCAGGAAGGCCAACGTCAGTGTGACGCCAATAATGCCGATGATATATGGTGCAAGGGGGTTAAATTCAGCGCCGTATTCATTGGGCAGCAAGATGGAAGGCCGGATAATCTGGCCGACAATCAAGCCCAACATGACGGTCACCAGGAGCATCAAGCCGAGCGTCTGTAAGAGGCCCAGGCGGGGGACGTGCGCTTCATTAGGCCGCAAGATAATCCCAGGGCGGACCTGCAACGCCGTGAGGATCGGCGCGAGGCCGAAAATAGCCGAGACAACAATCCCCAGGGCCAACCCATACGCCAGCGCCTCTGGATAAATACGCCAGGGGATGCCCTGCTGCAAAAAGGCTTCGCCATATTGATTGACGATGCCACCCAACAGCACGCCAATAATACATCCCAGTACGCTGCCGATGACGCCCAACGTCAATCCTTCTGTCAGGAACATCATAGCGACCTGCCGCCCTTTCAGGCCAAAGGTCTTGAGCGCTGCAATCTCATTTGTGCGACGTCGTACCATCACGATCATGGTATTCATAATGCCCACGCCGCCGATCAGCAGCGCACCGAGGCCCATGACCACGATAAAATCGGCCAGAATTTGGCTAATGACTGTGTAGCCTTCCAGCATATCGAACGTATCCTGGGCACGCGTCCATTGACCATCATAGGTCAGTTCGCGCAGCGTCTCGACGTATGCATTGATGATTTCCTGCGTGAGGGGCACATCATCGGGGAAGTCAATAGCAATAGCATTGGGCCGCAGGTTCGGGTTGAGCGTCGCTCGCACATCGTCAATTTCAAGATACATGAAGCCGAAGAAGGCAGACAAAATCTGGGTGGGGCCTGCTTCTTCAGCGGTATCGACAATACCGCGTACGATAAATTCTTCTTCCGTGCCTGTGATGCGGATACGATCCCCAACGGCGATATGTTGCTGTTGGGCCATATTCTCGCTGATGACAGCATCAAGGCCATCTGTATAAAGATCGCCCAGAGGCACACCCGGCGGGTCAATGGCTGTAATTTGATAATTAGAAGGGTAATTACCCGGCGTGATATAGGTCGTATTGATGAACGAGAGGTTCCCAAAGCTGGACGATATGCCGCCGACTTCTTCTTCGCCGGTTGCATTGATCTTTGAAACCTGCACGCTGCTGCCGCGTACATAAACGCTGACGTTCGCGCCTAAAGTGCCTGCCCATTCGCGCACATTATTGATCTGCGCATCTGTGAAGGACACATTCTGGCTATCATCAAAGGCCCCCAACAGGCCATCGCCCGTATCGCCCTTCCAGATGCGGATATCGCCTTTATTTTCGTAGGCGACATTTTCAATCAGCGAATCACCGATTGCCAGCCCCAGGCCGCGCAGGGCGACAATCGTCGCGACGCCAGCAGCGATCGAGAAAATCGCCAGTGTGGACCAGCGACCACCCCGGCGTATATTGACAAATGCGTAGCGCAAATAAAAAGCGAGTCGTCTCATGTTGCCTCATGGATTGGTGAGTGGACGAATTGAATGCATATCAACGTTCATGCATGACAGTCAGATGATATTGAATACACGTCTCTTGCCTATACGCAGCTAACGGGCAACCCGTCGCACACAAGATCATGCACAAGCGTTAAGAGATGTGCTGTGCGCGGCGCAAAGAGCGGCTCACACGCGCCATCAGGGTATCATAGTCCGTATGGGTACGGCTCGTCAGGGCGATGACAGGGCGACCACCTGCCCCGGCGAATAAGCCCGTCAAGCGGTAGGGCCAGGGCAGCGCCGGGATGATGAGCATCTGCCCACGTGGTGCCTGATACTTTTTACGACCATCTACAACGAACTTTCGCAATGTCTCGTGATTTTCCGTTGGCAGGAGCGGGTAATCTCTCACTTCTGCAACAGATTCCCAGGGGATGAAGCGCTCGCGCAGCAGGAAAGGGCGCACTGTCAGGCCAGCATCATCTGCACTGACCGGGGGCGATGCATTGAGCATATGCAGCAGCGGCAGCAGTAAGAGGCCAAGCAGCGGCACACCCAGGAATAACAGCGGTCCTTCTAAAGCAACCGCGATAAAGACCAGCAGCGGCATCGCCACAATCAGCAAGACAGCGCCAACCAGGCCCAGGGCCTGCTGAGCGCGATATTGGAAAAGATTAGGGGGATTGTGATGCGTTAATTTACCCATAGGGGCGATTATAGTCTCTAGAGATGCAATCGCATACGGTCGGATCAGCATGCAAGATGAGTTATTTTGAAGAAGGCGAACCGCCTCCGGCAGTGCCCACCGCCTACCCCACGCTGTCATATGGGAGATTGTACCTCTGTTGACACCCCTAGGCGGCATGATATAATCGCGCCCGCATACCACCGTGATTGGAGAACCCGCGTCATGGCGCGATACAAGCTGATTTTTGCCTTTTTTGTGCTTCTTTTGCCCGTTTTTGGCACTGTTCAGGCACAGGATAACTTACTGGAAAACCCCGGTTTTGAGCGGGGTGGCGAGTACCGTCAAGTTAGTTCTTCTGTAGAAGACGGCACGATCTTCAATGCTGCACCTGGCTGG
The Phototrophicus methaneseepsis DNA segment above includes these coding regions:
- a CDS encoding PH domain-containing protein, giving the protein MGKLTHHNPPNLFQYRAQQALGLVGAVLLIVAMPLLVFIAVALEGPLLFLGVPLLGLLLLPLLHMLNASPPVSADDAGLTVRPFLLRERFIPWESVAEVRDYPLLPTENHETLRKFVVDGRKKYQAPRGQMLIIPALPWPYRLTGLFAGAGGRPVIALTSRTHTDYDTLMARVSRSLRRAQHIS
- a CDS encoding ABC transporter permease — translated: MRRLAFYLRYAFVNIRRGGRWSTLAIFSIAAGVATIVALRGLGLAIGDSLIENVAYENKGDIRIWKGDTGDGLLGAFDDSQNVSFTDAQINNVREWAGTLGANVSVYVRGSSVQVSKINATGEEEVGGISSSFGNLSFINTTYITPGNYPSNYQITAIDPPGVPLGDLYTDGLDAVISENMAQQQHIAVGDRIRITGTEEEFIVRGIVDTAEEAGPTQILSAFFGFMYLEIDDVRATLNPNLRPNAIAIDFPDDVPLTQEIINAYVETLRELTYDGQWTRAQDTFDMLEGYTVISQILADFIVVMGLGALLIGGVGIMNTMIVMVRRRTNEIAALKTFGLKGRQVAMMFLTEGLTLGVIGSVLGCIIGVLLGGIVNQYGEAFLQQGIPWRIYPEALAYGLALGIVVSAIFGLAPILTALQVRPGIILRPNEAHVPRLGLLQTLGLMLLVTVMLGLIVGQIIRPSILLPNEYGAEFNPLAPYIIGIIGVTLTLAFLGFLVMVLWVVVWLVGKLPSFGITELRLALRNLSTNRLRTATTLLALSAGMFALSSITFVGQGAREMLNLQLSSQLGGNVMAFPFAPGSLSSVGQLALTTALNGVSGVRSRSVLSMYSAGLVAIDGRPADMNLPNFARDGDGDLMVDGELNFLDPAVQAYFAWNSFSVWKTDTQAVYDNFNHIVAGRNLTPEDAGRAVMVGPAETAQLLGIQVGSTVTYSVGGRDYNFEVIGLSASSSSMMGSTVMVAPDVIQSEVSFRVYTFDIEDEHVNEAMVNLSAIRIPPTFVVDIRFIDSLLSRLIDQFAALPTVVGLLSLGAAAVIMANTVALATLERRRQIGILKAIGLQRRRVLVVMLLETGIVGLLSALLGIGLSSLFVALFTSLSGTPIPVPADSRLIAVGLVLAAVLIGVVSTFLSANVAIRERVMNVLRYE